Genomic window (Corticium candelabrum chromosome 3, ooCorCand1.1, whole genome shotgun sequence):
aaacaggaagacacagatagatagacagacagacagacatatggacggacagacgtatggacggacagagagacagacagacaaacaaacagatagaacagacaagtagacacacacacacacacacacacacacacacacacacacacacacacacacacacacacacacacacacacacacacacacacacacacacacacacacacacacacacacacacacacacacacacacacacacacacacacacacacacacacacacacacacacacacacacacacacacacacacacacacacacacatggacagacagacggacaaacaggcagacacaaatagacagacagacagaggtatggacggacagacagacagacagactactggacagacaagcacacacacacactttactaACTGTTGCAAGTCTATACTAAATGCAGCCAGTTACATGTCAGCTGGTCCATCAATTGAAGAGGTTAACGGCAAGAACTTGCATGGGCTCTTCGTCCATCGAAGACATACACAAGAGAGAAGCAAAGCCTCACACACTTGATACAACAACACGATCCTCGTCATCAAAAGCTAATGGCGTACGTTACgctttattgaaacacaatcAGCCACCGTTGTTGTCGAGTGCGAACGCGAGAAGGAAAACGACAAGTTTGCGTTTACCTTCaggtgtgatgtgtgtgtgtgtgtgtgtgtgtgtgtgtgtgtgtgtgtgtgtgtgtgtgtgtgtgtgtgtgtgtgtgtgtgtgtgtgtgtgtgtgtgtgtgtgtgtgtgtgtgtctacctgtctgtccatctttatgtctgtctgtttgtatgtccatctctctgtatacctgcgtgcatgtgtgtgtgtgtgtgtgtgtgtgtgtgtgtgtgtgtgtgtgtgtgtgtgtgtgtgtgtgtgtgtgtgtgtgtgtgtgtgtgtgtgtgtgtgtgtgtgtgtgtgtgtgtgtgtgtgtgtgtgtgtgtgtgtgtgtgtgtgtgtgtgtgcatatgtgtctacctgtttgtccatcttcatgtctgtttgtctgtctgtccttattcatgtctgtttgtctgtctgtccttattcatgtctgtttgtctgtctgtccttattcatgtctgtttgtctgtctgtccttattcatgtctgtttgtctgtctgtccatccgtctgtttatGTGAGTCagagtgagtgtgagtgtatgtTTGCTTTTGCCTGtgcatctgtccgtctgtttgcccatctgtctgtttaatgAGCGTGCGTCCTacgtctgcatgtctgtctgtctgtctgtttgtttgtctgttcatctctgTCTATGTGAGTGTGCGTATCTACCTCTCTGTACAACCATTTGCATatctgtgtgtgcgcgcgtgtgcgtgtgcgtgtgcgtgcgtgggcgtgtgggtgtgcgtgcgtgcgtgcgtgtgtgcgtgtgtgcgtgtgtgcgtgtgtgcgcgtgtgtgtgcgtgtgcgtgcgtgcgtgcgtgcgtgtgtgtgtgctggcATGTGTGTCTAACCATATCATTTTTCAAATTTCCTTTCATCTTCCTCCAATCATTTTCATTAGGCAGCAGCTGGACTTCAACTCCATCCGACAGTTTTCGACAGCGAACAGTCAGCGAATGAGCTGAAAGTACAGCTGGCAGCAGTAGGTCAGCAGTTGGCACTAACGCATTCCGCAGCAATCTCCACATGTACCAGAAGATTGTTGGTTCTCGTGATGGCAGCATGTCTCACGTAAACTCGAGTGATGTGAGTGACTTGACTACGACTGTAGTGGGACATGGAACTCTGACGTCACTGTTGGGTCATTTGTTGGCTGTTGGATCGATGGATGGTTTTGCGCCGACTTTTTTTGCCTCCTACTGGATCGCTGCATTCTATTGTACGTCCTACTGGGGCGGGATCTTTTAGGAAAGGTAATTGTGGGTGTGTTGGATACACTGTTGtgacatgtgcacacacacacacacacacacacacacacacacacacacacacacacacacacacacacacacacacacacgcgcgcgcgcgcgcgcgcgcgcagatttgacagacagatagacggatgcacagacagccacacagacagacgtgcaggtgggcagacagacagacagacagacagacagacagacagacagacagacacctgcacacacacacacagacatacagacagacaggaaaacagacatgacacacacacacacacacacacacacacacacacacacacacacacacacacacacacacacacacacacacacacacacacacacacacacacacacacacacacacacacacacacacacacacacacacacacgcagatttgacagacagatagacggatgcacagacagccacacagacagacgtgcaggtgggcagacagacagacagacagacagacagacagacagacacctgcacacacacacacacacacacacacacacacacacacacacacacacacacacacacacacacacagacatacagacagacaggaaaacagacatgacacacacacacacacacacacacacacacacacacacacacacacacacacacacacacacacacacacacacacacacacacacacacacacacacacacacacacacacacacacacatgcacacacgcacacacgcacacgcacacacaacacacacacacacacacacacacacacacacacacacacacacacacacacacacacacacacacacacacacacacacatgcacacacgcacacacgcacacgcacacacaacacacacacacacacacacacacacacacacacacacacacacacacacacacacacacacacacacacacacacatgcacgcacgcacacacacacgcagatttgacggacaggcagacagatgcac
Coding sequences:
- the LOC134176679 gene encoding keratin-associated protein 5-1-like, encoding VCVCCVCVCVCACVHVCVCVCVCVCVCVCVCVCVCVCVCVCVCVCVCVCVCVCVCHVCFPVCLYVCVCVCVCVCVCVCVCVCVCVCVQVSVCLSVCLSVCLPTCTSVCVAVCASVYLSVKSACVCVCVCVCVCVCVCVCVCVCVCVCVCVCVCVSVCLSMCVCVCVCVCVCVCVCVCVCVCVCVCVCVCVCVCV